The DNA sequence GtaaaatggggtggggggcatttaaaataagataaaaaatatcaTATGCACATGAGTAAGAAGTGTTCCTGTTTTCTGTGAATTCTTGCATAACTATGTGACCTGAGGTCCCTGGCAGTCTTCCAGAATGAGGTAGAGAAATCTGGTAGAACCACCAGAGGAATTGGTAGAGGTCCTACcataagaaagaatttgaaatttgATGGTTAAATTCATGACCAATGTTATTAAAATACccatttaaaacagaaacatcacTGGGAAATTTATATATGAAAAGCCAAgtccatttttcatattttccacCTGCCCTTCTGATAACAATACCTGGGGGGTGGGATGAAAGTTTGAGGAAACAGGACAAATCTGGGACAGAGGTCACAAATAGTACTACAACTGAAAGAAGAGTATGGAACTGAAGGCTTCATGTAGGACAATTAATTTGCAGAGAAGGGGGTTTTCAGGTGCAATAGGCACAGATTAAGAACATGGTGGAGACTATCCTGGAAGAACCTGTCCTGCATCCTATGTTAATCTTCTAAACTGCATTCAATGTTTATCTAAGACACCCCCATCCTAACCCAGGCAGTGTATTCTGCAATATGTAACACTTCTCTTCTCTACAAAGTGCTTCTCAAAGTGCTTCTCCTTCAGTTTAGGTTTGTTAtcttctcaaaatattttcatttcgaTAAATATGGATGCATATTGGTTATTAAAAAGACTAAACAAGTattcctttaaaaacattattcATATATGACTACAGTCATAGCAGAAATTAATATAGCTACATGTATAAATGGTCAACTACAATGAATTCCTTTCCTTCTATTTAGGATTACTTTGGAAATCGCTACCCACTTAATCCATCTCTGAATATCCCGTTTGGCCTATGGAATGACAATTTGCCACCTTTTCTTTTGCCTCCTTTTAACACTCAACAAGGAAGCACCATCACCAAATTCCCTGGAAGTTCTGAACTTGAAAAGGGGTTATCTCTATATCCTTGGATTGCCACTCCTTCTAAACTTCGCTATGTATACCAAAGTCTTAACTACCCAGCTGATGCTCCATTGAATGGTCCCCCAGtcgttcctcttcctcctcccagaccctttcctcccaggCCATATCCCTTTGTCATACCTCCAAAGATTTCTGTCATCTCACCTGTTAGACCTGAGCCCGTAGCAGTTTCTGCTGTGCCTGCTGAAGGTGAGGGTCTGGTACCTGAGTTCCCTGTAGACAAACCTATTTTAGGTCTGCCTCAGGCAGTCAAACTTGGAACACCCGTGCCACCCTCTGGACCCAAACCTCTTGCACCCGAACCTGCTCCATCCCAGTTTGGTGCACCTGAGCCTGCCCCAGTCCAGTTTGGTGCACCTGAGCCTGCCCCCCACCAGTTAGAGGCAGCTGTCCCTGATGCATCCCGCCTCATGGCACCTGAACCCGCTCTACCCTTGTCTGTGGGAGCACAGTCCCCACTAGCTGAATCCCCTGCAGGCCTGTCTTCTGAAAACAAACCTACTTCAGGTGAGCCTGCTGTAGCACAGTCTCTGCCAGCCATGCCTGCTGCAGGCCTGGCTGTTGAAGCCAAGCTTCCTGCAGCAGAATCTGCTGCAGGCCGACCTCCTCCAGCTGAACTTATGGCGAGCCAGGCTGTTGTGGGAAAACTTATTACAGCTGAGCCTACTGAAGCAAAACCGCAGGAACTTGAGCCTGTTGAGGCCAAATCTGCCAGCCAAGAAGCACAGGCTTTTTTTTTACCAGGTAAGTTACCTACTGTAACCACTGCTATGTGTGGGGTTTATAGACGGGGAGGCACACAACTTCTGTACAAGGAACACACCCACTTCAGGATTACAATCTAGTCTTTTAGTGGACAGTTAGTCAACAGATAAACTGCGGATATTAAAAGTGTATAGGGCATTATTACCATGTACACAGTAAAAGAACTTTCAGgatttgaatatttgaatatatacattAGAGTCTtgattcttcttgtttcttctcccATCTTCTCATATCTCACATCTTTGTAAAACTTCCTGTCAGGTAGAAATGATAAGTGGCGCTacacagatggctcagtggttaagagcatttattctcacagaggaccagggttcaattcccagcacccacatagaagctcaCATCCATTCGTAACTTTGATTCCAagggatccagtaccctcttcacATGCCCCAGGCATGCATagggggtgtttgtgtgtgtgttgtgtgttacatatatgtgcatatataatgcAGAAAAACATTCTGATACATataaaaacagtttaaaagtGATTAGCtagataaatttaatttattcatcaTATGAGAGGAAGAATTTAAGGTTCCCCCCCATATAGTATGCACATATAATacgcacatatgcatacacacacagatatatacttGCAAAACACACAGCATTTAATCTATGTGTAATCCCTAGAACTCTGTGGGGGCAACACGCTAAAACACttacttctccatttttttttctgtgtcctgtATCTTAATAACAACTATTCTTCACAACAAGAAGTTAaaatcatggggaaaaaaaaccttttcatcttcataattatttttcttttcagaaaagatttCATTATGTAACcagggctagcctggaactcacagagatccacctgcctttgcctcctggatgctgggactaaaggaatgCACCACACCCGGCCTCTccttataattttaaacatatacttTATTTCAGACAACAGACGCAACCCTCTTTATGTTAGCCATCTTGTCTGCAAGCAGATTTCTCTGGAACTTTTATAAAGCACCTCAGAATAACTAgattatttagaaaagaaagccCCTGTGCTAccaaatgaaatatatttaatcataAGTGAAAATACCCTTGTTCTTTTTAGGTAGAGAAGTGAGATTTTCTGGAGAAGAGAGTGATATGCATTTGTTTCTATAAGTCATGCATAATAATGAGATGTGGAAATTGTGGATTAATTACACTACAGCTCCTCAGCTGAAACtacctttgcatatatatatatatatatatatatatatatatatatatatatagtcttttagtcatgcatacatgtgtgaaatgAGAAAATGGGATGTGGTTGCTAGTTATCAGTTCCTTAGAAATTAAGACATGATGAATTTATTTCCTGTATACAATTTCCAGACTGTTATTAGAATAGAAAATTCTTCCTTAAACTGATCAAAATTAGGAACCAGCAAGggactggatagatggctcagatgttaagagcaccaatgactgctcttccagaggtcctgagttcaattctcagcaatcatatggtggctcacaaccatcagtaagggaatctgatgcccttttctgatgtgtctaaaacacctacagtgtactcacatacataaaataaggaaataaatcttttttaaaaagtgattcaaATTGAATATGACCTGACTACACCGCAATGATACTCATCCCTTTAGAAAGAAGCTCCTCTGAAGGGGAAGGAGACTGAAATGAGGAGTTCTGTCCATTAAGGCCTGCGGGCCATTTGCCATCCTTACCCACTCCCTGTTCCTCCATCTCACCTCACACACTGTCCTAACAAGAAAGGCCCTGGACAGAATGCTCAGTTGATCTCCTCACTTCCTATCTaaccaaaaataagtaaaataaagaaaacaaataactattTTCAAGTCCTTATACCTCTGCCCTATGCCCAGATTATTATCAGGTTATGATCATAAATGTTCACTGGACAAGGAAATAGGGAGATATTATTTTAACTTTCAGTCAGATGAAATTCTATTCCTGAGGTGCCACCCATGCCTAAAGTTATATTGAGAATAAATGTGACATCAGTCTGCGCTATCAGTGGTCACTTTAACTATAGTCATCCTTAATGACATTagccattttctgtttttttcttaaaccCTTAACCCCAGCTAAATtatgtgacattttattttactggtATTTAAGATGAGAGGCCTATAGGCGAATAATATCAAGATATTAGattcatttaaaatcatttaacaaTTTCACATGCTCACAGGCATACTTATCAAATTCCttacatggaaggagttactcaATGTGAAATAGGTAAAGGGGAAAATCCTATCTTCCTAGACAGTCTATAAAGATGGAAAAAGAATTCTCCTTCACTCCTATGTTTCAATATCAAGAGTAGCTAAATCAATAGCTATTCCAACCCAGGTTTCATGGTATCTACATATGCATTCAAATAGACTGAAATGTTGCATTTGAATTAAACTGTTACATGGATGCTTATTAATTCCTGTAAGAATATATAACTGTAGGAATGCTGCATCTGTATGCAGACAGAGGAGAAAACATTATCGTGATGAGTACTTTTAGATGACTATTCTATATAGTCCTTTATAATGAACTCATGagtaaagaaaaacaactttGCTTTATATGTAAGAAATTTGACAGTTTATTATACAAAGCTGacatgtttttttattgtttcacagGTGCCAatgaacaaaccaaaagaaatctaaatgttatctcttttctcAACAAATAGTTTACTATGTTTTATTAAAACTATTAGTCTCTCCATATTTGTTGGTTTGTGCTAGATTTCTGTAGACATTTCACAAAACAATAATGATGAATGCTTTATTTTCAgttcaaatgataaaatatataccTTATAGGTATAGCTAtagaaatttaaacaaatttaagTATGCAATAGCACCTTTCTTCAAACTAGCTCTAGGATACAATACAAATACATTgttgtcttttgttcttttttaaacattttttattagatgttttcttcatttacatttcaaatgctatcccaaaagtcttttgttcttaaattctttctccTAAAGACTATGTGACCACTTACTCCCTGCCTACCATCATTTTCTTGGCTTCAAAATGTCATCAACTTTTCTAAACAATTTTTCATTGGGCTTGTGTCAGGAGCCATTCCGTGCTCCTCACAAAGGGTAAGCCCTGACAGTAATCATACAAATAGTGTTCTCACTTTAAAGACAAGGCTTGGCAATTATTAAATAGTTATAAAGTATTTGCAGAAAGATGAAAGAATATACCGAGAAATTATGGACTTTGATTATTGCTGAGAAGGAAAGGTAAACTAAACTAGTGTGAGGTTGAACAGTGATTTTAGTACTCTTGTGACAAATTACCACAAAATAcacagtttatttaaaaaaaatctatttttttcatgGTATGAAGATCAAAAGCTCAAAACTAATTTTACCAAGTTAAAATCAGTATGTTGGCAATATGTGCCGCAGATGGCCGTGGGGaaatttcttcctgtctctgcctccggctGTCTCTTTTTGGCTTCTACCCACCTTCAGTCCTTTGATATGCAGTCTCATGTGCCCAGTGGACTAGAAGGGAAACTAATAAATCCGAGATTGATGGATACACAGCAAGCCTCAGCACATCTTACCTTAAAACCCAGCAGCCTCTTAGTTTCTTCCCACAAATACAGCAGTCACTTTCTTCTCAGGTCAGAAAAATCTCAAGTCCCTTAACCTTCCCTGCATCGGAGTGAGACTTTCCCTACTCCTGAACATTGAACAAAACAAGTGACCAGTTGCCCAAATGGTGGTCCCATGATGAACCTGAGACAGGAAAACTAAAATATTCCCATTTAGAAGATTACCACTGCTGCACCATTCCAAGCAGAAATAAAAAAGCCAAGGCCGAGACATGTGCACGATTTTCCTCTCTGGAAATAAGTGTTATAGTCATGATTTCTTCCAATAATATGAAAAGTGGGCTTTATATCCTTGGACTATCAAAGTCCATTTCCTGCTTGGAAGGCTAAAGCCCTGTTATTTTGGACTTAGTTATTTTGTAGAGAATAGAATGACAGTTACCACAGGATTGGGGCTGGCATAGAGTTAAGAGTGTATAAATATGCAGTTAGAAGATAAAAAGTTCTGGAGACAAAAACTGCAACTAGATGACCAGATATTGATGTTTTATCTACTAGAAATTTAAGGTGAGTGTATACTTTAAGGATAGTCACTCCCTAAAACTCATTTACTGTAAAATGAATATGTCAGTTCATTTAATAATGGTAATATTTTTACACTATGTGTATCcatgtatatattattatgtatttatatacatatgtatacatacatttaaaatatgtaagtatatacatCAAGCATCATTATAaactttgaaaatagatttttcagtCAGATCCCAAAAATtctcaaagggaaaagaaaataaaagaaagactaTCTCAGTTAAGCAATTGGTATTTTagagtataattaatataataaaggaATTAATTACATGAGGACAGAAACACTCTGGAGCATTTTACTCTCAGGATTTATTTGATAATCTAGTAACAAAAGTCTTCAGGATGTTGATCAACTTGCTTTCAGTTAAGGCTCTTGTGTCAATAAATACAATGTATGTTCCTTTTCTACAAGTTTCTATTACTCCATATTGTTCCCTTACTTCACTGGCTACTCTAATGCAGTCTtcatggggaggaaggggaaatcaCTGggaggctgtgatggtttgtatatgcttggcctagggagtagcAACTATTAGAAGGTGTGCCCTTTGACATACGCATGGTACTGTGGGTATGGactttaagactctcaccctagctggctggaagtcagtattctactaacagccttcagataaagatgtaaaactctcagctcctcctgcaccatgtctgcctggatgttgccaagtttctgccttgatgataatggactgaaaccctgaacctgtaagccagtcccaactaaatgtcatttataagacttggtCATAGtctctgtttacagcagtaaaaccctacctaagacagaaTCTAACTCTATCTTTTCCCCAAGTTACTTTGTTAAActaaatttgttttcttcccttcagCATGTAATATGTTAAACAGCATTTTACTTATTGTTCAAGATGAACACGAAGTCAGCTTCCCAGTTGTGTTGAGGCCCAAACCTCTGGCAACCATTCTTCTCACATCCATGTCTAAAGGAAGCATTTCCTGAGGCAGCTTCCTGTCCCAAATCTTCACAGGCAGCTTGTTATAACTCATAAAATTTAAAGGTCACTCACGGCTAAGACAGACTTTTTAGGGTGGAAATAGTGAATGTGACTTAGAGGTACACATCATCCTGATGACACAGACTGTCTTCCCAGCAGAAGATGATGTAAGATGTAAGAGAAGACAGATGTAAGAAGAgcaagagtttgaagccagcctgggtagcAAAGGAACTTGTGACTACCAAGACGATCAAGAGTTGGGGTAGGGTAGGCACAGACAGAGGAGACAACAAAAACTACGAAAATTATAAATTTCTAGAAAAATCCTTTCTTGAATTTGAAGTAAAACAGTGAAAATTCTTTAGGATATTTTACTCATAAATAAACCTTAACTTTGGGATACTGGTGTTTGCCTGTGCAACTCTGTGCTCCATCTGCATACAGTACCTTCGAAGGC is a window from the Mus caroli chromosome 5, CAROLI_EIJ_v1.1, whole genome shotgun sequence genome containing:
- the Prr27 gene encoding proline-rich protein 27, producing the protein MRLLLWACIMCVAFAKRRRYPFIHKKSPSSTEEDYFGNRYPLNPSLNIPFGLWNDNLPPFLLPPFNTQQGSTITKFPGSSELEKGLSLYPWIATPSKLRYVYQSLNYPADAPLNGPPVVPLPPPRPFPPRPYPFVIPPKISVISPVRPEPVAVSAVPAEGEGLVPEFPVDKPILGLPQAVKLGTPVPPSGPKPLAPEPAPSQFGAPEPAPVQFGAPEPAPHQLEAAVPDASRLMAPEPALPLSVGAQSPLAESPAGLSSENKPTSGEPAVAQSLPAMPAAGLAVEAKLPAAESAAGRPPPAELMASQAVVGKLITAEPTEAKPQELEPVEAKSASQEAQAFFLPACNMLNSILLIVQDEHEVSFPVVLRPKPLATILLTSMSKGSIS